GGTTCGGTGCGCAGAAATCCGCGCCCCAGTTCACGTGCTTCAGGCCCATGCGGTCGCCGCAGCTCGGGCATGGCACCGTGAAAGCCGTTACCCCGTCTCGGCTGTTCCAGATGATTTCGCTGTGGCCGCAGCCGCAGGAGTAGCGCATCAGGCAGAAGGCTTCAGCGTGCTGGTGGCCGCGCGGGGTGAGAGGTCGCTGGGTCATGGCATCAGTCCTCGATGCGATATCCGAATGGCACGCTGCCGGCCACGATGCTTTCCATATGGGCCACCACGTTCGGATGCATGTTGGCGCTGCCGCCAGCGAGGTCGGCTGCCGCCTTCTTCTGCAGGTGTTCCCACGCTTCACGCGGAATCGCTGCGAACTTCGACTCGTACTGGGGGAAGCGCATCAGATCGAATTCGACAATGCGGGCAGGCCCTTGGATGCCTTGCCAGTGCTGAAGTACCTGCCACGTGATCGCACCGCCTTGAAAGCCGGTGATGCCGCCGCAGGGAGCACGCTCCACGGCCCACATCGCAGCGATACCGGCCGCCGCGATCGCGTGGCAGATCGTGCCGTAGTCGTGGTGATATTCGGTGGTCAGCTTCTGGATGAAAGCGGGCAGCGTCTCAACGGTCATGGCCTTGGCGTCGACGTACCACTGCTGGTGAACCTTCGATTCTTCGGTGATGGCTTGCATGCTGGTCACTCCACGCAGGAATAGGGTTGAGGGCACGCCGTATGTCCTGCGCATTGCTCCGGCTTGAAGCAGAACGAAGGGCACACGCCGTACTTGGGGTCTACGTACTTATTGATGCGCGGCTGCGCTGGATAGGGCAGCGACTCGCAGGACGCCGCCTCGTGGCCAGTGACCTCTTTTGCAATCTCTTTGGCGTCAGACTCGCTCTTCGCCTCGACGCAGCCGGCAGGATAATCGTTGAACTTCAACCAGAAGGTGCGCATGGTCAGTCCCTCACGTTGATGGCTGCCTGCTGCACATCCGCCGCAAGCTGCTGGTCTTCGACGGAGGCGAAGAGGCGGTCATAGCTCCAGGTCGTGTCGCGAAAGACGCGGCCGTCGCAGAAGTCCTCCAGGCAGGCCAGGATGTCGTTCGCGATGTCCTTGTCTTCGGTGGTCTCGATCTGGAAGCGGTCCAGCGCATTGCGGACGCGATAAGGGCCTTCCGACCAGTCGCCGCGCGTCTGCTGCATGGCTACCGCCAGATCAAGGCGCTGGTGCTTCGCGCACAGGGCCTCCAGCACATCCGGCCAATCTGAATCCTGGTCGAGGCCGTAGCGCAGGATGATCGACGCCAGGGCAATGTTCTTGCGCCGTTCTTCCTTCTGGCGCTCTGCTTCGGCCTCGCGCAGCTGCTCGGCACGCTTTGCTTCTTGCGCGGCGGTCGCTGCATATTCCTCGTAGCGCTTCTTCAGGGATTCATAGGTCGAAGTGGCGGAGGCAAAGCCGTCGGACACGACCACATGCTTGGCGAGGTCACCCAGGTATCCGGCGGACACTGTCCTGCTCTTGGGATAGCGCGCCCGCGAGGCATGGTCCCGCTCTGACCAGGTATCGGGGATGCCGGCCGCCTTCATCAAGGCAATAACTCGCTCGCGAAGCGCCTGGTTGTGTGCCAACGCCGCGAGGTTCTTCTCATGCGCCTCGAGGTCCTTGGCGCGGGCAGCCTCCAATGCACGCATCGCGTACGCTGCGATTTGCGACGCGCTCGGCTTCGAGTAGCCGACCTTCGCAGCGTGCTCATAGCCGCCTGGGTGGCTCTGGCATTTGCCGACGTGGCCGACCATCTCGATCGGCATTGCCTTGGTGATCTCTTCCATGTCTTGTGCGCTCGATGAAGGGGTGGGCGGGCCGGCGACTTTCCAACCAAAGGAGTAAGGGTGTCGCGCGCTATTTATCGGGACTCGGCGTTGTCCCGTCGCCGGCCTGCCCGTTGAAAGGGTGGGGTACTCGCTGCGTTCCGCCGTCCACACGGTTAGTCCCTGGCTCGGACATCCGCTTTCCCCCGTTGATCGGTTGCCGCTTACCCTCGTGCGGCGACGCGTCATTCCCCCGCGGTGGGGACTTCTTGCGCCGGGTGCCCTGCAGCGGTACAGGGGCCAGCCAGTTGCCGGAGGCTCGGCTTCTGGCATCTCATGGCGGTCGTACCTTCTGTCGACCAGTTCTCGGCCGGCAGTCGGATTGCAGCGGTGCTCTGCCGCGCGACCCTCTCGGGGTGCATTTAGTCTTCGACTTCTTCCTGCGCGTCCTCGTCTACAGTCAGGCTCATGTGCACTTCCTGACCAAGCAGCGCGATCAGCCGGGCGCTGACCTTCTCGTCCGGGTGCGCCTGCGCGGTGAAATCGATGAAAACAGTGCCGCCTTCCTGCATGTCAAAGACCAGCTTCTTGACGCGGACATCGTCGAGCTTGATGTCGTCTTCCTTCTTGACCTTGTGATGGATAGTCAGCAGTTGGTGTTCCCAAGTGCCTTCCCACTTCTGCATGCCCAGCTTTGGGTTCTTCAGATTCGGCAGGTGATCGGCGGTAGTGACCAAGTCGCCCTGCACGCTGTCGTCCTTGTGGTAGAAGCTGGACTTCAGCGTCGTCGAGAACATGGCCAGCGAGTCGTTTGACACGCGGGCGCGGAGGCGAAGATCCATCCCGAGCACTGGCTCGTCGCCGTGCTTCTCGTTGCGCACGTTCACGTGCAGGATCTTCACCATCTGGTTTTCGAGTTCGAGCATTCCTTGGGCTCCGTAGAAGATGAGAGGGCGGGGATTAGGCGGCGGCGTCGAAGGACGAGAAGTCGAGTTCGCAGAGCCAACCGATCACCTCGGCCTCGGTGGCCTCGAAGTGGCTGACCAGGGCGCTGATGATCTCGGCGTCCGTCGGGCGCGACGGTGGCTGCGGGCGGCGTGCCATTTGCATAACGGGCGCGCCGCGCTGCGCCGAACCCATAGGGACGCGTGCAGCCGTTGGGGTGGGCCGAGTCGGGGTAGGGGCGGGCGCTGGTGCGGGCGCCTGGGCAGCAGCCTTCTCTGCCGCGGCTTTCTCGGCGGCTTCGCGCTCCAGCTTCTGCTGCTCTTCCTTTCGGATGCGCTCGCGATCGGCTTCCTCGTCGGCCTTGTGCTTGTCGATCCGGCTCGACACCACCAGGCGCAGGTCGTCCAGTTGCTTCGTTGCCAGGGCAACGCGGTCGGCGAACAGGAACTCGTAGCCGACGATTTCCTTGTCGAGGAAGGCGACGTTTGAGCGGATGCGCTTCGCCGACGCATCGGCTTCGATCTTGGCGTTGGCCAACAGCGTATCGACGGCATCCTGAATGCTCGATACCGAGCGCTTGCCCTTGGCCGCTCCAGCGAAGTCGGGTATGCCGAGATCCACCCAGGCGCCCCCGGTCTCAGCTTTCAGCGACTGGATGTGCTTGGCATACGTATCGCGGCCGCCACGGATGATGGATTCCTTCACTTCGACCTTGCGACGCGTCACCAGCTTGTCCAGGTCGAGACGTACGCGGCGGGCCTCGGCGCTGATGTCGTCGATAGTGCGGAACAGCTCGTCGATGCTCGCCGTCTGCGACAGCGCATGCTGTTTGGCGGCGGCCAGACGTTCCTCGACCATGCCGCACCACTTCACCGTCTTCTCGGCGTCGGCAAAGTCCTGATCGCTCGACAGGTCCTTGTTGATGCCGGCAAACACGGCGAGGGCGTGCTCGCGGTAATCCCGGAGGTTGCTGGCCGTCACGTGGCCGGTCACCTCGACCAGCAGGGCGGGCAGGGTCTCGGGGGTACGGCCGAGCGGCTTCACTTCGACGGCCTGAGGCACGTACTCGGCCAGATCCTTCTCGAACTGCTCCCAGCCGGCGCGGATGCGATCGAACCAATCCGAGTCGGGCGTGACCTCGGAGTCCACCATGTTCTCGCGAGTGCCGTCCGACACGACGAAGATGACGCGCTTGGCGCCGGTCACCATCAGGATCTGCTGGCACTGGGGCATGTGGCTGTCTGGCACGATCCCGTCGGCCACGCTGGCGGCGAGGTCGGCATTCCACTGCTTGTGCTCGAATGCCGTCTCGCCGTCCATGGTCAGGCCGTCGCACGAAGCGGAAATGCGGCCATCGGAGCAGGTGACGGGGTACAGATCCTCACCAAGGTCTTCTTCGACCAGCGGTCGGGCAAGCGCCTCGACCTGGTGGCCGTGGTCAAGGATGCGCTCCTGCACGAAGTCGCTGAATTCCTTCGGCGTACCAGTGTGCTTGATGTGCAGCAGCTCGGTGCGCTTCATGTATGGCGACAGGCCGAGCATGGCGGCTGCCTCGCTCGCGCCGTGGTACGAGAGGCGGAAGTGTTGCCATTCGGTGGTGCCTTGCACCAGGTTCTGGATCTGCATTTAGTTGTCCTCTGCGGCGGGGGCGGCCCACGATGCGATTTCCATCTTCTGGTCGTCGCTCAGGGTTTCCTTGGTTTCGATCATGGCGATGACCTCGTTGACGGTCTTCTGTGCGGACTCTATGGCCTTCTTCCAGCCGCCTTTCTTCTTTTCGAATGCCTCCGGGGTGCATGCCGGCTTTTTGGCATCGGCGCGCGGTGCCTGGCCTTCAGCGGCCGGCGCGGCGTTTCGGACCTCGCCGGTGAAGACGTCCTCAGCAGTGGCCTCGCCTTCCTTCAGCGAAGTAGTGATGCCGAAGAGGGTGGTCAGATGCTCGACGGTGATGTCTTCCTGACCAGCCACGCCCAGGAACGCGAAGACCTTCTCGGGCGAGACACCGTAGCGCTGCAACACCGACAGGGCGCGCGCGCGGCGGTTGGCCAGGGTCTGCACGTTACCGATCGCGGTTTCACGCGCTTGCTCGTACATGTCCGACCAGAACGCCTTCGGAACGCCTTTCAGGATGGCGTTGCGCAGCGCGATCGAGCATGCAGCGTTGGCTGTCACGCCGATCATGTCGGGCTTGTAGCGCTTGCCGTTCTTGTCGGTAATGCGGCGCTGAACTTCGTACGTGATGGCGACGTTGCGCTCCAGGTCATGGAATACGCCTTGCGCGGTCACGAACTCGCCCTGGTCGTTGATGACGCGAGCGCCAGCGCGGCTGTTTCCCCATGCGGAGGCGACGACCTCGGCGAAGCGCGCGCTCGGCCCTTCGATGGTCTTGCCATCCCGCGGCAACGCGTAGATGCACTCTTGCGCGATGTTCTCGTTCAAGGTGACCATCGCCAAAGCCTCATCGCGGAAGCGCTTGATGCTGCGCGGAAACTTGTGTGCCGTCGCGATCTGCATGTCGATCTCGCTCTTGTTGAGCAGCGCGGCCGTGCCGGATTCGGCGGTGACGAGTTCTAGTTCGCTCACGGTATTTCCTTGGAGTGGGGCGGATGGCTGAAACGGATCAGACGGCCGGGGCAGCCTCGACCTTCACGTACGGGTATTTCTTGTCGTACGGCTTGATTTGCTTGTGGAAGTGCGAGCCAATCGATTCGGCATCGCGCAGCGCGACGAAGTCCTCAGCGGTGAAGTTGCTGTAGTGGTAGAGGCTGGTGGCCTCGCCCTTGTAGTTCTTAAAGCGGACGGCCAGGGTGTTGGTCTCCGCGTCGTGACCGATGCTGTGAATCTTTGACGAATCGACCGGCTGCATGCCGATCGCGGGTGCGGTGGTTTCCATGATGGTCTCCAGGTGCGAAAGGGTTAGAACAGGGCGCCGGCGCGGATGGCGACAGCGAAAAACCAGACGACGGGCGCAGCGATGCAGAAGCCGGCCGCACAGGCGTATTCGATTGAGCGCTTACGCTTTGCCAACGCCAGCAGCTGATTGGTGTTGGGGTCGTAGGTCATACGAGTCCGAGCGCCTGAAGCGCGTTGGCCAGCAGCAGGATGCCGATCGCCGTCCAGGTTGCGGTACGCAGGCGCGAGATGTTGCGGGCCTGGCGCTCGCGCAGCTTGTTGAAGTCGTCGATGTCGATCACGATTGCGGCTCCTTGCGCTTCTCCACGACGGTCGCGACGTTGAGTGCCGTCTCCATCAGGATCTTCGTGGTGCGCTCCAGGCCAGCCACGCACTCGATGCCGAGCGCGGCTTTGCTGATCAGCATGATCAAGGCCTGCCGCACCATGTCGCGATCGCCATAGGCGCCTAATTCGCGCACGTACTGACCGATCAGCTGATCTGCCTTTTCTGCTGCGATTTGGGGGGTCATCACGATTGGTCTCCGCAGGCTTTGGCGAGGGCGGCACGCAACTTGAACAAAGCAATAGCCTCCGGATCGGTGGAGGACTCCAGCCATCCACCCTTTGCCAACACCGCTTCAGCTGCCGTTGCGGCGTCCACGAGATCAGGCGCGGCCTGGATCAGCAGGAGATTCGCGTTGCTTTCCGCCAGGGTCTTCTTAGGGTCGGAGCACAGAAATCCCCAGCCGATGTATTCCGCATCGACGATCGTGTGAACCGCGTTGTTGTTCGGGTCGGGATCAGTCGGCCGCAGCTTGTAGCCGTCCCACTGCCACGGCCCCGGTGTGAACTTGGCTTCCATCACGCAGCCTTCGAGACTTGTTGGACTTCAGCGGCTTCCTCGGCCACGACTTCGCGGAGCAGCTGCTCGGCGTAGGAAACGACTTGGGTCTTGTCGATCGAGCCCCAGGCCACGCGCTTCTCCGCTGCAGCGATGTAGTTGCGCAGCAGTAGGGCGGCCTTACGTCCGAGCGCCAACTGATTGAGAAACGCGCGCTCTGCGGCTGTGCCGTAAGAGAGTTCCGTGGTGTTCATGCTTGCTCCTTGGCGCGGGAGAGTACTGCTTTTGCGGTGCGGTACAGGCTGGTCTGCTGCACGCCTTTGCCGCGCATGTCGTCGCACTGGACATAGCGCTCGACCACCTCCGCTAGTTCTCGAATCAGCTTGTCCCGATCGGTTTGAGATAGAGATTGATCGCAGGTCATGCCGCAGCCCTTCCGCCCTCAGTCAGCGATTCCACGGCGTCGGCTTCGAGCTGCTCGATGAACGCCTTGGAGAAGATGTCCTGCATGGGGGCGGACTCGCTGCCGTCGTCGTTGATCAGCCGGATGTCGCTGGCCTCGAACATCGGCGTCTGGCCGATGCCGGGCGTGCTGAATTCGCCGGTGACCGACCAGAACAGGCCGGCGGTCATGACCACAGTGCTGACTTCGTCTGCGCGCAGCTGCCGACGGGGGCAGATGCGAGTGGGTGGGATCGGGGAGGGCATTGCGAGCTCCATCGGGGTTACCTTCGACGAAGCCGGGATTCAGGGGAGGGCGCGACAGTTCTGCTATGCTCGCCGAGCCGACGAGCACTCAGCTCCCGGACGCGGTTGAGTGCCGCGTAACGGTGATCCTCGAAAACATCTGGCGGTACCGGATGGATGTCCGGCAGGGCGCAAGCCCGTGCACCAGTTGCCGTAGGGGTGAGCCGCTGCGGGTCGCTATCCTAGGCGGCGATCCGCAAGCCAACCCTAAACCAGTTGGCAGCGCTGCCAGCGAAGACAGGGCCACTCGCCATGTTGGAACTGACGGTAAAACTGAAGCTCAGCGGCAAGCAACTCCAAGCTCTAATCGGATTGCTCATGCTGTTCTTCAGCTAGTTGTACCCCGGCCCCTTTGGGGCTGGGCTCTCGCTGGCGGGCCGGTGGTCACGACACCGGCCCGTCGTCACAAGCACGCATCCCTGCGCGCCCTCTCCTGAATCCCGACTTGTCAAAGAACGCTCACCTGGCACGGCTTCGTGCTGCTCGGTGAGTTGATGGAGTTATTACACCAAACGGTGAATAGATCGTCAACACCAAACGGTGAATGAATGGTGAATTGTGACTAATGTCACAATGTTCGCCCACGTCCAAGGAGAAGGCGCTGCCGCACAACGTGCCTAGTGCCGAGAAGGGGGAGTGGCGGAACAAGCGAAGCTACGGTCGGTATCGTCTAAACTGGCTCGACGCAATAGACAGGAGCCGCTATGGATCCCGCAGACGTGATCGCCGCCTTCCAGCAGCTGGCGCTGGACGAGGAACTGGAACTAGATGTGGATGACGCTGTGGCCGGCCTGGCGCAGATCCTGGCCGACGAGCGGATGCCGGAGGAGGTTAGGGTGGCGCTGGAGATGGTGGGTGCTACGCTCTACCGGGTGGGGTTGGAGCGGCGGATGGGGCCGGTGGGTGAGGAGGGGTAGGACTTGACCACCACGGGCAAGTCCTTTCGCTACAAGGGTTGGCGGGGAAGCGGCCACCAAACCACCAGGGCGAGGGCGTGAAAAAGCCCGCTAGGGGCGGGCTGATCAATGGGCGTTCGGACTGGCCTATTTCTTGGCGGGTGTCTGCGGCGCTTGGCCGGGCACGTTGATGATGATGGGTGGCTGCGTCGCCACTTGAGCCGCAGGCGCGGAGGGTGGCTTGCTCGCGTTCCAGATGGTGAACATCAAGCCAAGGATACCGAGAACGAAGGTCCCGAACATGCCAAGCGTTGCTGTATGAGTCCAGCGATTGTTCTCGGCTATGGCCTTGTTGATGTCGGCGCGGATCTCCGCAACGTCTGCCTTGGTGGCGTAGTTTGCGCGCATGACTGCCACGTCCTGCTGGAGGGCGGCCATGGTGTCTTCGAGGGCTTTGACGCGGGGTTCCATAGCCTCAGTATAAGGAGGTTCTCCGCCGCCAGGAGGAACTTCGAACTCGCGGCGGGTAACCATGTCAGTTACCGCCATAGATGAACTTTCGGAAGGTTTCCGGTAGGAAGTGTGCAACGAAGCCACATGTCAGGCATGTCAGCCCAGACACTGGCGTATGGCGCGACTCAGGGGAGCTGTCGGGCGAGAACATGCGCTGCCAGCCTATGGTCAGGCGGAAGTCCTTACCGGATATCGCTGACCAGTTCTCGTGGTGGCACATCGGACACACGAATTTCGTGGCCCTTCTTGCAAGGGCGGCCTCTATATCCGAGGCCGACGGGAAGGCACTCTGCTCTGCCATTTCAACGTTTCCAAGCTAGGGACGGAGCGCTCTACCGGAGCAGCAGCACATCGGCCGTGGCGCCTTTCTGGAGGTCGGTACTAGACCGAATCTCCAGCACCTCAATGTATTCCAGACAAACATCGTCCATGTGACCGCGCACGGCAAAGGTCACTGGCATTTCGCCTTTGCCGGCTTCCATCAATTGATCCAGGGCGTCGCGCAGTTCCGAGATCGTCATGGTTCGTTAAGCTGTTTGGTGCGCCCGCCAAAGCGGGCTTGTCGCGGGGTTATCCCAGCCAGGTGATGTACTCAATTCCGTTCTGCATCTGGCCCAGCAGTTGCACATGGTTTTCCTGGCTATCCGCGAAATCGGCCAGCACCACATCACGACCCTTAGCGCCAGAGTCGATCTGCTGCACATAGAAGTCGAGTCCGGCTTGGTCCGGCGCGCGGTTCAGGATGTTGTCGTACAGCTCCGTCACGAACTCGGTAGTCGTCGGATTGGCCCCATAGAGGCCTCGGAACTCGTCGGAGTTGATGAAGTTGGCTGCGACCTCAACTGTGCTCATGCCGCCATCGAGCTTGCTGATCCAGAAGCCGAGGCCAACCTGGTCGGGTGAGCGGTCGAAAGCTGCCTTGTAGAGGCGAAATGCGTCGCCGGCAGAATCCTCGAAGTCGAAGGCAAGGCGCTTATCGGAAAAAATGATCCGCTCAATGCCATTCACATAGTAGTTTAATGCGGGCGTGTAAATAACGCGTTCACTCCCCTCCCAAGTAACCAGGCAGTCTTTGATTGGCTCGAGAATGACGTAGCTATCACGGCCAGTGCTGCTGGGCGGCCGATGGAATGGATTCGGCTCAGCATATATCAGCACGTTGTAGAAGGTTGGCGTGAAGTCGTTTGTTGTGGAAACTGATAGCGAAAGCGTTGTCTCCTTTGTAAATGTCAGATACCCACTTCCAGATGCCTGAGATGTATCGCCTGTCTGATATTTGTAATCGTAATAGACTCCTCCTGTGGCAGTGTCAAAGATCTTCATTTCCAAGTTGCCAGGCCCGGCGAACTCAAATTCGTAATTTACCCCCGGCTTCACAGTTACCGAGTAAGTGTCGCTGCTCGGAGTCGGACCGGTGTCACGGTAATAGTTGAGGGTGCCGCTGACTACTGCGTCGCGTGTGTACCTGTAGCCATCTGGCGTAATGCGGATCTGGCCGTCTGTAGCTGGGAATACTACGGGCAATTCAGGGTTGAAATAAATCGGCTTGCTTGCTGGCATGTCCCGTTCCTCTCTTGTGGTAGGTCGGGAAACCCTAGCAAAGGCCGGCGCTGGGCGCAGTGATGAATCTCACAAGTCGTTGAATAACGAACTGGTGCAAGGGGGGATAACAAAAAGGCCGCTCTAGGCGGCCACTGAACTCTTGGTCTCAGTTGAAAGGCAAATTCAGCTGATTCCCGTCAAGGCGCGGGTAGCCTCGTTCGAGAGCGACCCTGAAATCTTGCCAGGTATCGGAGATCCGCAGGAGAAGCATCACGCCCTCCAAGTGCCGTTCGAGCGCGGGGTGCCCAACTTCCTCCGTAAGCCATTGGTGATGCTTGGCCTTCCTATACCCTTTCTCGGTCCTGGGATTCTTTCGTTCGAGCTCTTCCAGGATGCCAGGTGCGATGCGTGCGTAAACAATATTCTTGGTGTAGCCTGCGACGATGCCTGGGCGGCGAAGACTATCCCATTTCCATCCGCGCAGTCGGAAAATCTCTCGATAGAAGTTGTCCGGGAATCGCTTGGCCCAGGCAGCCAGTTCCTTTCTGAGGTACTGGTCAAGAATCGCCTGCAGAGCCAGGCGGTCGCGCACCTCTTGGTAACCGGTGGCTTCATCGACGAGCGCAACCACGCCGACCTGAGCCAACGCACGCATCAAGATTTCAGCTCTTTGCGCAACTGCGAGTTGCGGTCTCATCCGTAGCGCTCCGGCTTCCCTAGCCTTGAGCCATACATCGCAAATCTTGGGTAGCGCTGTTGCTTCAACACCGTGAGCCACCCCACCGCCAGCTCCGCGATAAAGGATTGGATCCGTTACCAGCAGCAGCAAGTCATTGGAAATAAAGGGATTTATCGCCTTTGATGATAGAAAAAAGGGTAGTTTCCCACCGCCGTCGGAATCACTTTCCTGTCGACTCCAATCAGATCCACCGTATGACCTGCCCAGGGCTTTACCGACGCCTCGCTGGGAAAGGACTCGCCGGCCGTCCGGTAGTACGGCACATGGAATTCGAAGGTTACCTATCGCCAATTCCCCGATGTGGGTTGCCTTCGGCACAGCCCCCCATCGGGCTGCCGCTCCCTTCTGGGCAATCGTCTTCCTTTCTTCCGGCGACAACGCTTCCGCCCTGGCTTTCGCTCCCTTCGCACGACCCGTAGGTTCACCCATGATTGTCATCTTGAGGTTGGATGCTGGCATCGTATCCGTCATTTAGTGGATTTGCAAGCATACTAAGGTAGAGTGCTAGGATGCTTGCAAACACGATGGCAAGAACGAGTTGCAGCCCTCGGAGGGGCGGGGCTAGCCCGCTGTGACGTATCGATGCACCGCGAAGATGCAGTGACCAATCTCACAAGCCGCAGGATATGGTCACGCGGACCGTTGACTACCGTGGCCCATCTGCCTCGCGGAGCTACCCACGGTTGTGTCAGTTACGGCTCTTGCAAGTGCGCGCACGGTGTGGTACGGGCCGACCATGAGTTGCTGGTGCGAGCTGCTCGCCGCGATAACAGAAGCCTGCGCGCAGCGGGCTTAGCTATTGCTGGTTAGTAGTGTTATTGCATATCGAAGAGCGCAGGCTGCTTCGCGATAGCCTCAAGGAGGAGAGCCTCGACCTCCTTGCGCACCTCAGAAACTTCCACTGGCGTCCCGCTGCAATCAGCTCGCATATTGTCATTAGCGATAAAGTCGGCGGAAGATACTCCGCCAAAGACATTTACGATTCGCGAGTTCGCGCAGGTGGAGTATGACCGATTGAGTGTGCCGCGTACGAGCTCGGCCTTGGAAGGACCCGCCTTTATCTCATACGCGTACTCGAGAGTGATGCCGCCAGTCCTCTTATCGTAAAGATAGGATGCGTTCCTTGGCATCAACAGTGCTGCCGCAACGAAGTTGACGTTATGTTGCGCTACCGTCACCGTCTCCGTCCGTTCGGGCTGTACGCGTTCCTCGTGACGGAGCTTTTTAACTACCACTGGGATTGCGCCTGGGGAACTGTCTACAAACTGCGCCAGCGGCAGTTTTTTTCCCAGAGCTTCTGATAGATCGGTTTGGAGCAGCGGGTCCTCCGGGGAAATTTGGAGGTGAATCTTGCCTCGCCGCTTCGCAAGTGACTTCTCGGCTTCAGGTCCGAAATTCCGAGCTACCGAACCGGTGCTCGCTTGAGATGGAGTCAATCTTAGGGTCGGCAACGTGGCTGTGAAGTCGTTGTGGATTTTCCCGTGGGGAGATTCTTCGCTAGCGATGTCTGCCATTGCCTCGACATCAGCGACGTAGAAGGTCGGGGGGAA
This Cupriavidus nantongensis DNA region includes the following protein-coding sequences:
- a CDS encoding YqaJ viral recombinase family protein; the encoded protein is MQIQNLVQGTTEWQHFRLSYHGASEAAAMLGLSPYMKRTELLHIKHTGTPKEFSDFVQERILDHGHQVEALARPLVEEDLGEDLYPVTCSDGRISASCDGLTMDGETAFEHKQWNADLAASVADGIVPDSHMPQCQQILMVTGAKRVIFVVSDGTRENMVDSEVTPDSDWFDRIRAGWEQFEKDLAEYVPQAVEVKPLGRTPETLPALLVEVTGHVTASNLRDYREHALAVFAGINKDLSSDQDFADAEKTVKWCGMVEERLAAAKQHALSQTASIDELFRTIDDISAEARRVRLDLDKLVTRRKVEVKESIIRGGRDTYAKHIQSLKAETGGAWVDLGIPDFAGAAKGKRSVSSIQDAVDTLLANAKIEADASAKRIRSNVAFLDKEIVGYEFLFADRVALATKQLDDLRLVVSSRIDKHKADEEADRERIRKEEQQKLEREAAEKAAAEKAAAQAPAPAPAPTPTRPTPTAARVPMGSAQRGAPVMQMARRPQPPSRPTDAEIISALVSHFEATEAEVIGWLCELDFSSFDAAA
- a CDS encoding KTSC domain-containing protein translates to METTAPAIGMQPVDSSKIHSIGHDAETNTLAVRFKNYKGEATSLYHYSNFTAEDFVALRDAESIGSHFHKQIKPYDKKYPYVKVEAAPAV
- a CDS encoding DUF4214 domain-containing protein produces the protein MPASKPIYFNPELPVVFPATDGQIRITPDGYRYTRDAVVSGTLNYYRDTGPTPSSDTYSVTVKPGVNYEFEFAGPGNLEMKIFDTATGGVYYDYKYQTGDTSQASGSGYLTFTKETTLSLSVSTTNDFTPTFYNVLIYAEPNPFHRPPSSTGRDSYVILEPIKDCLVTWEGSERVIYTPALNYYVNGIERIIFSDKRLAFDFEDSAGDAFRLYKAAFDRSPDQVGLGFWISKLDGGMSTVEVAANFINSDEFRGLYGANPTTTEFVTELYDNILNRAPDQAGLDFYVQQIDSGAKGRDVVLADFADSQENHVQLLGQMQNGIEYITWLG
- a CDS encoding P63C domain-containing protein, which translates into the protein MRPQLAVAQRAEILMRALAQVGVVALVDEATGYQEVRDRLALQAILDQYLRKELAAWAKRFPDNFYREIFRLRGWKWDSLRRPGIVAGYTKNIVYARIAPGILEELERKNPRTEKGYRKAKHHQWLTEEVGHPALERHLEGVMLLLRISDTWQDFRVALERGYPRLDGNQLNLPFN